A genomic region of Magnolia sinica isolate HGM2019 chromosome 6, MsV1, whole genome shotgun sequence contains the following coding sequences:
- the LOC131248039 gene encoding replication factor C subunit 3-like: MPNPNPTSSVHAKESKPRSSTASNRSNCSSSSTSWIKAIFGSGRRCQNPDLTEESLEKFNRENAANDARKSVRDSPYYRGLTSSVPYTASRVSMGRESRRTATTSTSSISTVLTMLQEWGSSCFPSNRDSKPAAKRSGRPPPHPVIPVNSRASVSPSVILQNETGLRRDEIGSVGRRSRIEDLSAEQSTPAERKPLRERVLIPMSSVGISIGLQEMRKEPTTIMKEKEFVWADKYRPKVLNDFICNRDKADLLCNMVARQECNHFIFEGPPGVGKKTMVWAYLREAFGNETLETREELREFKLKGEMVPSIKVNMKKSPRHVEMNLSELRGYEKHVIMTLIEETHGTAQKCDLANCQAIVLYRADKLSADSQHYIRWIMERHKGCNKILFCCSDISKLRPVRSICTPIQLLPPSNNEIVKVLKYIAEQEGIELPHHLAERITEKSKQNLRQAIRSFEASWQLNYPFKEDQVILTGWEEDIANIAKNIIDEQSPKQLYMIRGKLQNLIEHNVSPEFIFSTLVCELKKLSDDQFQPKIDALYLEYNRDSGFPLEGEKSLVLLCSQREELDKRIIEPERKNVYHFMKIEEFTAKFMSHYKIYVKTNFRAENGFEI; the protein is encoded by the exons ATGCCGAATCCCAATCCCACCTCCTCCGTCCATGCAAAAGAGTCCAAACCCAGATCATCCACCGCATCGAACCGGTCCAACTGCTCTTCTTCCTCAACCTCCTGGATAAAAGCGATTTTCGGCTCCGGTAGGCGGTGCCAGAATCCCGACCTCACAGAAGAGAGCCTTGAAAAGTTCAACCGCGAGAATGCGGCCAACGACGCAAGGAAGAGCGTTCGCGACAGCCCCTACTACAGAGGGCTCACCAGCTCGGTTCCTTACACCGCCTCTCGGGTCAGCATGGGTCGGGAGAGCCGTCGGACTGCCACGACCTCCACGAGCTCCATCTCGACGGTCCTGACCATGCTGCAGGAGTGGGGATCCTCTTGCTTCCCAAGCAATAGGGATTCGAAGCCCGCAGCAAAAAGATCTGGCCGTCCTCCTCCCCATCCTGTAATCCCCGTGAATTCTAGGGCTTCTGTATCGCCATCGGTGATACTGCAAAACGAGACGGGATTGAGGAGGGATGAGATTGGGTCAGTCGGACGGAGGAGTCGGATTGAAGACTTGTCGGCCGAGCAGAGTACCCCGGCCGAAAGGAAGCCATTGAGGGAGAGAGTtctgattccgatgagtagcgTCGGCATCAGCATAGGTCTGCAAGAGATGCGCAAGGAACCAACAACAATAATGAAGGAGAAGGAATTTGTATGGGCTGACAAGTACCGACCAAAGGTTCTCAACGATTTCATCTGCAACAGAGATAAAGCTGATTTGTTGTGTAATATG GTTGCTCGGCAAGAATGCAATCATTTCATATTCGAAGGTCCTCCCGGAGTGGGGAAGAAAACAATGGTCTGGGCTTACCTAAGAGAAGCTTTTGGAAATGAGACGTTGGAG ACAAGAGAGGAGCTGAGGGAGTTCAAATTGAAG GGAGAAATGGTGCCCAGCATCAAAGTGAATATGAAAAAATCTCCTCGACATGTTGAGATGAATCTATCTGAATTGCGTGGGTATGAGAAACATGTCATAATGACATTAATAGAGGAGACACATGGCACAGCTCAGAAATGTGATCTTGCTAATTGTCAAG ccaTTGTTCTTTACCGGGCAGATAAGCTTTCTGCAGATTCTCAGCATTATATCCGTTGGATTATGGAGCGGCATAAAGGCTGCAATAAGATCTTATTTTGCTGTTCTGACATCTCCAAGCTTCGTCCTGTCAGATCTATTTGCACACCCATTCAGCTTCTACCGCCTTCGAACAATGAA ATTGTCAAAGTATTGAAGTATATTGCTGAACAAGAAGGCATTGAACTGCCTCATCATCTGGCGGAGAGAATTACAGAGAAATCCAAACAGAACCTACGGCAGGCAATTAGATCATTTGAAGCCTCCTGGCAGTTGAA CTACCCCTTTAAAGAAGACCAGGTGATTTTGACCGGATGGGAAGAAGATATCGCCAACATCGCTAAAAACATCATTGATGAGCAGAGCCCAAAGCA GCTATATATGATACGAGGGAAACTTCAGAATCTTATAGAGCACAATGTGTCGCCGGAGTTCATATTCAGT ACTCTGGTGTGTGAATTGAAGAAGCTTTCGGACGACCAGTTCCAACCCAAAATCGATGCCTTATATCTTGAATATAAT CGGGATAGTGGATTTCCCTTGGAGGGCGAGAAGTCTCTAGTTCTTCTATGCAGCCAGCGGGAGGAGTTGGATAAGAGGATTATTGAGCCGGAGAGGAAGAATGTTTATCATTTCATGAAGATTGAAG AATTTACAGCGAAATTCATGAGCCACTATAAGATCTACGTGAAGACAAACTTCAGAGCAGAAAATGGTTTTGAAATTTGA